From one Lolium rigidum isolate FL_2022 chromosome 4, APGP_CSIRO_Lrig_0.1, whole genome shotgun sequence genomic stretch:
- the LOC124649244 gene encoding mannosyl-oligosaccharide 1,2-alpha-mannosidase MNS3-like, which yields MSGASAPLPYSMRDVDGGAYNNAKFRQRSRLKMATQALISKSSHYQCGKFTLGKFLSLLMVSGLVYLLVHKSSEGFVSGELHDKVQSRHASKDSPNIRTFWRKPPRLPPRLPPNEMYKNSSTLHQSPPSEWTSRQKKVKEAFEHAWSGYRNHAMGYDELMPLSHRGVDGLGGLGATVVDSLDTAIIMGADDVVSEASKWIEDNLMKKINEKGQVNLFETTIRVLGGLLSAYHLSGGDQAGGGDSGIPVTPKKTNPDRLLEVSKDLADRLLLAFTSSPTAIPYSDVVLRDRSAHASPDGLSSTSEATTLQLEFSYLSRISGDPKYDLEAMKVLEHMRTLSTVEGLVPIYISPYSGQFSGENIRLGSRGDSYYEYLLKVWVQQENYRNTSLKYLFEMYTEAMRGVKHLLVRKTTPNGLVFVGELPHGRNGAFSPKMDHLVCFLPGTLALGATKGITKKKALESNLLTKEDIENLQLAEDLAKTCVEMYFVTSTGLAPEIAYFHIEGNEGGPDGGNKSSEYINDITIKPLDRHNLLRPETVESLFVLHRITEDPKYREWGWQIFKAFEKYTKVDSGGYTSLDDVTSLPPPRRDKMETFFLGETLKYLYLLFGESNILPLDKYVFNTEAHPLPVIRSAAQVSDTV from the exons ATGAGCGGCGCCTCGGCCCCCCTCCCCTACTCGATGCGAGATGTGGACGGCGGCGCCTACAACAACGCCAAGTTCCGCCAGCGATCTCGCCTCAAG ATGGCTACTCAGGCCCTTATTTCCAAGAGCAGCCATTACCAATGTGGAAAATTTACCCTTGGGAAATTCTTGAGTCTTTTAATGGTTTCTGGCTTAGTATATTTGCTTGTGCACAAAAGTTCAGAGGGTTTTGTATCTGGTGAGCTCCATGACAAAGTACAGAGTAGACATGCCAGTAAAGATTCTCCCAATATTCGTACGTTTTGGAGAAAGCCGCCAAGGCTacctcctcgtcttcctccaaATGAAATGTATAAAAATAGTTCAACACTTCACCAGTCCCCTCCATCTGAATGGACATCAAGACAGAAGAAAGTTAAAGAAGCATTCGAGCATGCATGGTCTGGCTACCGAAATCATGCAATGGGTTATGACGAGCTTATGCCTTTGAGTCACAGAGGTGTAGATGGATTAGGAGGTTTAGGTGCCACTGTCGTGGATTCTTTAGACACTGCGATAATAATGGGTGCTGATGATGTTGTGTCTGAAGCATCAAAATGGATTGAAGACAACCTAATGAAAAAGATCAATGAGAAAGGACaggtcaacttatttgaaactacTATACGTGTCTTGGGAGGGCTCCTTAGTGCATATCATTTGAGTGGCGGAGACCAAGCTGGAGGAGGTGATTCTGGGATACCAGTGACACCTAAGAAAACTAATCCAGATCGTCTTCTGGAAGTCTCAAAGGATTTAGCAGACAGGTTATTATTAGCTTTTACATCAAGCCCAACAGCCATACCTTATAGTGATGTTGTTCTTCGTGATCGCTCTGCACATGCATCCCCTGATGGCTTAAGCAGTACCTCTGAGGCTACAACATTGCAACTGGAGTTCAGTTACCTTAGCAGAATATCAGGAGATCCTAAGTATGACTTAGAGGCAATGAAGGTGTTGGAGCATATGCGAACACTCTCAACAGTGGAGGGTCTGGTGCCTATTTACATTAG TCCCTACTCTGGTCAATTTAGCGGAGAAAATATTCGACTAGGATCTCGTGGTGATAGTTACTATGAGTACTTATTGAAAGTTTGGGTTCAGCAAGAAAATTATCGTAACACTAGCTTGAAATATCTATTTGAAATGTATACGGAAGCGATGAGAGGGGTCAAACATCTTCTTGTTCGAAAAACTACACCAAATGGATTGGTTTTTGTTGGGGAGCTTCCCCATGGACGGAATGGTGCTTTTAGCCCAAAAATGGATCACCTG GTTTGTTTTCTTCCTGGTACCCTTGCTCTAGGTGCAACAAAGGGTATCACCAAGAAAAAGGCTCTCGAAAGTAATCTTTTAACTAAAGAAGACATCGAAAATCTTCAGCTTGCTGAAGATCTAGCTAAAACATGTGTTGAAATGTACTTCGTGACTTCTACTGGACTTGCTCCTGAAATTGCTTATTTTCACATTGAG GGTAATGAAGGTGGACCTGATGGCGGGAACAAAAGTTCAGAATATATTAATGACATCACAATCAAACCTCTTGATCGTCACAACCTTTTACGCCCAGAGACTGTGGAATCTCTATTTGTTTTGCACAGAATCACAGAAGATCCAAA GTACAGGGAGTGGGGTTGGCAAATTtttaaggcctttgagaagtataCAAAAGTTGATTCTGGTGGTTATACATCACTAGATGATGTCACAAGCCTGCCTCCTCCTAGGAGAGACAAGATGGAAACTTTCTTCCTGGGAGAAACATTGAAGTACTTGTATTTGCTGTTTGGTGAAAGCAATATTCTTCCACTGGATAAGTATGTATTCAATACAGAGGCCCACCCACTTCCAGTTATTCGGTCTGCGGCACAGGTCTCAGATACCGTATAG